One Brassica napus cultivar Da-Ae chromosome C2, Da-Ae, whole genome shotgun sequence DNA window includes the following coding sequences:
- the LOC106380012 gene encoding uncharacterized protein LOC106380012 isoform X3 codes for MDTQESSLGVTRVLREERPSSKIVTIAGYSVIKGRGEPYESSVFEAAGYKWRLVLHVGNAGYISLYLRIEEAESIPYGLEVNVDLKLFVHVPKLDKYLTITDGAVKRFNTEKKEWGFEQLIDLASFENTNEGYIVQDTCSFGAEIFIVKPAKVQEKVTFISNPPRNVFTWEIPHFSDMGDKFYYSDDFLVGDRYWRLGFNPKSGSALPIYLYAQGFRPDAVATNTWGEVNLRLKNQRSTNHRERYSAAWYPIRSDYGVGVNSIISLADLHDASKGYLVNDAIIFEAEMVKVTVTNIVSV; via the exons ATGGATACTCAGGAATCGAGTTTAG GAGTGACAAGAGTGTTGAGAGAAGAGCGACCATCGAGTAAGATAGTGACGATAGCTGGCTACTCTGTGATTAAGGGGAGAGGCGAACCCTACGAGTCCTCTGTTTTTGAAGCTGCTGGTTACAAATG gaggttagttttgcacgTTGGTAATGCTGGCTATATATCACTTTACCTGAGGATCGAAGAGGCTGAATCTATTCCCTATGGTTTGGAAGTCAATGTTGATCTCAAACTCTTTGTTCACGTTCCAAAGCTAGACAAGTACTTGACCATCACAG ATGGAGCAGTGAAGAGATTCAacacagaaaaaaaagagtGGGGGTTCGAACAATTGATTGATCTTGCAAGTTTCGAAAACACAAACGAAGGGTACATTGTGCAAGACACTTGTTCTTTTGGTGCCGAGATCTTCATCGTTAAACCGGCCAAGGTACAAGAGAAAGTCACGTTCATATCAAACCCTCCACGCAATGTGTTTACTTGGGAGATACCTCATTTCTCTGACATGGGAGATAAGTTCTACTATTCTGATGATTTTCTCGTCGGAGACCGATACTG GAGATTAGGGTTTAACCCGAAAAGTGGGAGTGCACTTCCAATCTATTTATATGCTCAAGGCTTTAGGCCAGACGCAGTCGCTACAAACACTTGGGGAGAGGTTAATCTGCGGTTAAAGAATCAACGAAGCACCAACCATAGGGAGAGATATT cTGCAGCTTGGTACCCTATTCGAAGTGATTATGGTGTGGGAGTGAACAGTATCATATCGTTAGCAGATTTACACGATGCATCAAAGGGGTATTTGGTGAATGATGCTATTATCTTCGAAGCTGAAATGGTTAAGGTCACTGTGACCAACATCGTCTCCGTTTAA
- the LOC106380012 gene encoding uncharacterized protein LOC106380012 isoform X4 produces MDTQESSLGVTRVLREERPSSKIVTIAGYSVIKGRGEPYESSVFEAAGYKWRLVLHVGNAGYISLYLRIEEAESIPYGLEVNVDLKLFVHVPKLDKYLTITDGAVKRFNTEKKEWGFEQLIDLASFENTNEGYIVQDTCSFGAEIFIVKPAKVQEKVTFISNPPRNVFTWEIPHFSDMGDKFYYSDDFLVGDRYWRLGFNPKSGSALPIYLYAQGFRPDAVATNTWGEVNLRLKNQRSTNHRERYSWYPIRSDYGVGVNSIISLADLHDASKGYLVNDAIIFEAEMVKVTVTNIVSV; encoded by the exons ATGGATACTCAGGAATCGAGTTTAG GAGTGACAAGAGTGTTGAGAGAAGAGCGACCATCGAGTAAGATAGTGACGATAGCTGGCTACTCTGTGATTAAGGGGAGAGGCGAACCCTACGAGTCCTCTGTTTTTGAAGCTGCTGGTTACAAATG gaggttagttttgcacgTTGGTAATGCTGGCTATATATCACTTTACCTGAGGATCGAAGAGGCTGAATCTATTCCCTATGGTTTGGAAGTCAATGTTGATCTCAAACTCTTTGTTCACGTTCCAAAGCTAGACAAGTACTTGACCATCACAG ATGGAGCAGTGAAGAGATTCAacacagaaaaaaaagagtGGGGGTTCGAACAATTGATTGATCTTGCAAGTTTCGAAAACACAAACGAAGGGTACATTGTGCAAGACACTTGTTCTTTTGGTGCCGAGATCTTCATCGTTAAACCGGCCAAGGTACAAGAGAAAGTCACGTTCATATCAAACCCTCCACGCAATGTGTTTACTTGGGAGATACCTCATTTCTCTGACATGGGAGATAAGTTCTACTATTCTGATGATTTTCTCGTCGGAGACCGATACTG GAGATTAGGGTTTAACCCGAAAAGTGGGAGTGCACTTCCAATCTATTTATATGCTCAAGGCTTTAGGCCAGACGCAGTCGCTACAAACACTTGGGGAGAGGTTAATCTGCGGTTAAAGAATCAACGAAGCACCAACCATAGGGAGAGATATT CTTGGTACCCTATTCGAAGTGATTATGGTGTGGGAGTGAACAGTATCATATCGTTAGCAGATTTACACGATGCATCAAAGGGGTATTTGGTGAATGATGCTATTATCTTCGAAGCTGAAATGGTTAAGGTCACTGTGACCAACATCGTCTCCGTTTAA